Within the Bacteroidales bacterium genome, the region TTTTGGCCTCAGCCAGGTAATACCTTCCTTCATTAACTGAAAATGCCCCTTTGTCGATGTAAATATCCACCCTTTGTGCAAGGTTTTGTTCTTTCACAACCGGTAAAAGATGAGCTATGACGAATTCAAGATATTCGATTGCAGAACCTGTAAAATCAGGAGGTTTTATATGTGCGGCGAGACAGGTGGAGATGAGGTCAGAACCCCCTTTGGAAGAGGCGGCCTGAATTGCCCGGAGCATTTTTAGTTCGGATTCCGCCGTGAGACCGTAACCGCTTTTAACTTCAATTGTAGTTATGCCCTGTTTCAAAAGGGCATTGGCATGATCGGCAGTAATACCGGTGAGTTCCGATTCACCGGCGGCTCTTGTATTAGCCACAGTACTTCGGATGCCGCCACCTTCAGCAGCAATTTCAAGATAGGTTCTTCCCGACAGTCTCATGGCATAATCGCCTGCTCTTGATCCGCCCCAGCAAATATGGGTGTGCACATCAATGAAACCCGGCAACACCGTAAGGTGGCCTGAAACCGGTTCAATTGTTTTTTCTGTAAGTTTTAAATCATCAAAGAACCCGATCTGCACGATATTATCCTTTTCAACAACAATCCCTGCATTTTCAATCACTTCAAGCCTGTTGTCGGCCAACGGCCCCTTTAATGGCATTCCTGCCATTGTCAGAAGCTGTGCAAAAGGTCCTATGAGTTTTCTTGTATTCATGAAAGGCCAAATTTTTCCCTGTTCAGCAGGGCTTCATCATACCCGGCATCCGCATGGCGAAATATTCCCATTGCCGGATCATTGTGAAGCACTCTGTGAAGGCATGTTTCTGCCCGTTTTGTTCCGTCGGCCAGAACCACCATGCCTGCATGTTGTGAATAGCCTATACCAACTCCTCCGCCGTGATGAAATGACACCCAGGTGGCACCACCGCTCGTATTGGCCATCAGGTTCAGCAAAGGCCAGTCAGAAACCGCATCACTGCCGTCCTTCATCCCTTCGGTTTCACGGTAAGGTGAGGCCACTGATCCACAATCGAGATGATCGCGGCCGATTACAACAGGGGCCTTTAGTTTACCCGATTTCACAAGCTTATTGAAAACAAGCCCTGCCTTTTCCCTTTCGCCCATTCCCAGCCAGCAGATCCTTGAAGGAAGGCCCTGGCACGAAATTTTCTTTTCCGCCTCATCAAGCCAGTGGATCATATGTGTATTATCAGGGAATGTTTCCCTCAAAGCATCGTCAGTTATAAGAATATCTTCCGGATCGCCCGACAAAGCCGCCCAGCGGAAAGGTCCTTTTCCTTCGCAGAAAAGAGGCCGTATAAATTCAGGAACAAAACCCTGGTAATCGAATGCATTTTTCTCACCGCCCTGTCTTGCAAATTCCCTAAGGTTGTTGCCATAATCAAACACTACACTGCCCCTCTTTTTCATTTCAAGCATAAAACCAACATGACGGGCCATGCTCCTGAGCGACCGCCGGCGGTAATCATCGGGGTTGTTTTTTCTCAGGCTGAGTGCCTCACGGTAAGGAATGCCGGCCGGAACATACCCGTTTACAGGATCGTGGGCGGAAGTCTGGTCGGTAACCACATCCGGAATGATGTTCTCGCTGAGCATCCGTTCCAGGATATCGCCTATATTCCCTGTTAATCCTATTGAAACCGGCTTATGGTTTTGCATTGATTCACGGGCCATTTTTATGGCTTCCTCATAGGAGGATGTCACCCTGTCGATATACCCTGTATGAAGGCGTTTTTTGATCCTTTCTTCATCTACATCCACACCAAGGAAGGTATAACCGGCCATTGTGGCGGCAAGAGGCTGGGCACCGCCCATTCCCCCAAGACCACCGGAGACAAGCAATTTACCGGCTGTTTTATTGCTGAAATATTTCTTTCCGCACTCGGCGAAGGTCTCAAAAGTCCCCTGCAAAATTCCCTGCGAACCTATATAAATCCAGCTTCCTGCTGTCATCTGGCCATACATGATAAGTCCCCTTTCCCTCAGGTTATTGAAATATTCCCAGTTTGCCCATGCGGGCACCAGGTTGCTGTTGGCAATCAGGACACGTGGTGCCTCGGGATGGGAGCGGATAATACCCACCGGCTTTCCCGACTGAATGAGCAGGCTCTGGTCTTCCTTCAGGGTCAGAAGTATTCTGATGATTTCCTGCAATGCTTCAGGATTCCGCGCCGCCTGACCGGTTCCACCGTAAACAATAAGTTCTGCCGGATTTTCCGCTACCTCGCGGTTCAGGTTATTCAGAAGCATCCTTAGAGGAGCCTCTGTCTGCCAGCTTAACGCGTTAAGTTTATTTCCCGTTGGAGAATGGTATTCGGGATGCCGGGCGTATTTATTAATAAATTCCGAATAGTTCATGGAGACTGTTTTTAAAATCGATGTTGAGATCAAGGGCCAGTTCGGTTGTCAGCTTTGTCAGCTCCTGGTTTTTCACCATGGCAACGGCCGAGTTAATATAGTCGCCGAGGTAAACATCCCTGTCGATATGGGGTATTTTAGAACGAACATGAGCATGGCAGGCTTCCATAAGAGGTCCGGATTTGAGAGGTTTTCTGAAATCCATGCCCTGTGCGGCACAGAACAATTCAATTCCCAATATTTTTTCCAGATTGCCAATGATCTGCAAAGCTTTACGCGAACTTACGGAACCCATGCTCACGTGGTCCTCCTGTCCGAGGGATGTAGGTATACTGTCGGCGCTGGCAGGGAAACACAACGACTTGTTTTCACTAACAAGGGCAGCGGTTGTATATTGGGGAATCATGAAACCTGAGTTCAGCCCGGTTTCTTTCATCAGCAGTTTCGGAAGTCCTTCAATAGTGTCCATTAGCGACAGGTAAATGCGCCTGTCGGAAATATTCCCGAGTTCAGCGGCAGAGAATGCTGCGTAATCAATGGGTAAAGCCATAGGCTGCCCGTGAAAATTGCCGCCGCTTATGGATTTGTCTTTACTGAATACAATGGGGTTGTCGGTGACCGAATTCAATTCAATTGTAAGCAACTGTTTAAGGTGTATATAGGCATTACGGGTTGCACCATGCACCTGCGGAATACACCGCAATGAATATGGATCCTGCACCCGATGACAGTTGCGGTGTGATTCGACAATTTCGGACTGCCCGATAATTGTTCTCATTCGCTCTGCCACATAAATTACACCACGGTAGGGCCTCAACTCATGAAGAGCAGGGTCAAAAGCTTTTACCGAGCCCAGCATGGCTTCGAGGTTCATGGCGGCAATGATATCGGCGTTATCCAGGCAGTTCTGCATCCTCGCGACAAAAACTACGGCATGGGCTGCAATGAACTGGGTTCCGTTGATAAGAGCCAATCCTTCTTTAGGTCCCATCTCAAGTGCATTTAAGTTATGCCTGCGGAGTATTTCACCGGCCTTTACGATTCTTCCATCAGAGAAAACGGTGCCGAAACCGATAAGGGGTAGAAATAGATGGGCAAGCGGTGCGAGATCTCCTGATGCGCCTACCGAACCCTGTGAAGGCACGCAGGGTGTAATGTTATTTTCAATATGCCACAAAATGCGCTGAAGGGTTGTCAGCGATATTCCTGAAAATCCCATTGCCAGGGAATGCACTTTCAAAATGAGCATCATCCGGCTGATTTCTTCATCGATGAGATCACCAACTCCAACAGCATGGCTTAACAACAGGTTCATTTGCAGCTTGCGGGTGTCTTCATCGGATATCACCGTGGTACATAGCGGACCAAAACCGGTGTTAATACCATAAACCGTTGTGCCGCCTGCAACTATTTCATCTACTGCCGCACGATTGGCGGAAATTTTTGCCGCTGCTTCCTGTGTGAGTTCACCTTTTATAGTTCCCCTGCAAATATCTACGGCTATACCGGGTGTCATCCTGTCGATGCCGTATCGGAATGTTGTCATGTACTGCTTTTTAGTAAAAATAACATAAAGTTCTCAATTTTTCACCAGCCTGTACACTGCTAAATGTCATGATTATGTATGGCAAAAAGTCACTAACTTTTGATGCCGATTTATGTTTCTTTAACGAACTAATTTTCTAAAAACGATTTATTTATGGCCGCTAAAAATGTAATTATCATTGGTGCTGCAGGAAGAGATTTCCATAATTTCAACACTTGTTTCAGGGATAATCCCGAGTATAACGTAGTCGCATTTACAGCAGCACAGATACCTGACATTGCCGATAGAAAGTACCCTGCCGAACTGGCTGGTAAGTTATATCCCGATGGTATTCCCATCTTTGCCGAGAATGACCTTGAAGATCTGATCCGTAAGCTTAAGGTGGATGAGTGTGTTTTCTCTTACAGCGATATTCCCTATAACCGCGTCATGCATATTGGTGCCCGTGTCAATGCTGCTGGTGCTGATTTTAAACTGGCGGGAACTGCAAAGACCATGCTGAAGAGCACAAAACCTGTGATTGCTGTTGGTGCAGTGAGAACAGGATGCGGAAAATCACAGACATCAAGGAGAGTGATCGAGATCCTGATGCAAAAAGGACTGAAAGTGGTTGCCGTACGTCACCCGATGCCTTACGGCAATATTGCCGAGCAGAAGGTTCAGCGCTACGCCACCCTCGAAGACCTCGTCAAGCATAAATGTACAATTGAGGAAATGGAAGAGTATGAACCGCATGTGGCAAGAGGCAATGTCATTTATGCCGGTGTTGATTACGAGGCTATCCTGCGCGCTGCAGAAAAAGATCCCGATGGTTGCGACGTTATCCTGTGGGATGGCGGAAACAATGATTTCCCGTTTTATAAACCCGATCTTACCATAACAGTCACTGATCCTCATCGCCCGGGTCATGAGCTTTCATACTATCCCGGCGAAATCACCCTCAGGCTGGCCGATGTGGTTGTCATAAACAAAATTGATACGGCTTCACCTGAAAACATTCAGACAGTCCGTGCCAACATTACAATTGCCAATCCCCGTGCCATGGTTATTGATGCAGCTTCCCCGATATCGCTCAATAAACCTGAACTGATCCGTGGTAAATCGGTACTGGCCATCGAAGACGGTCCCACACTCACCCACGGTGAAATGAAGCTTGGTGCCGGTACTGTTGCAGCCATGAAATGGGGCGCCAAAGAACTTGTCGATCCCCGTGCTTATGCGGTTGGTAAAATTAAAGACACATTCAATACTTATCCGAACATCGGCACCTTGTTGCCGGCCATGGGTTATGGGAAACAGCAGATTGCCGACCTCGAAAAAACAATCAATGCAACTCCCTGCGATGTGGTTGTAATTGGTACTCCGATTGATCTTAACCGCATTATTAAGATCAACAAACCGACTGTAACCGTAACCTATGATTTGCAGGAGATCGGTTCACCCAACCTGCAGATTGTGCTGGATGAATTTGTAAAAAAGATGAACCTGTAACACATCATATTTTTAGCAGGTTCCTTATTTTTTCGATAAGGATATCATGCCGGATCGGCTTGGCTATATAGTCGCTGAATCCGGCATTTTTTATTCTCTCAAGGTCTTCAACCATCGCGTAAGCGGTTTGCGCAATTACCGGAATGTCATGATTTATCCCGCGTATCAGTTTATATGCCGTAAACCCGTCCATCACCGGCATTTTGAGGTCCATCAGGACCAGGCTGATCTTTCTTTCTGAATTGTCAGTCATAAACTCAACGATCTCCTTGCCGTTTTTGAAGCAGAGTACTTCTGCCTGGTAATTTTTCAGGATACGGGTGAGCAGATACTGATTGCTTATTTCGTCCTCGGCAATTGCAATTGTCAGATTATTCCAATCATGCGAGGCCCTGGTGACGGGGCCTACGCTGTCAGGCTTTATTTCAGAAGGCAACACTTCAAAATCCGGGAGTGAAAGATAAAAAACCGATCCTTTGTTTAGCACTGACTCCGCCCAGATTTTACCTCCCAATGCCTGTGCCAGGCTTTTGCATATTGAAAGCCCAAGCCCTGTGCCAGATTTAAAACTGCCACTTTCGTCATCCGATTTCCAGAACCTGTTGAAGATATTCAGGAGATTGGTTTCACTTATACCGGAACCAGTGTCCCTGACATAAAAGGTAATATTGTTTTCCGAAATGATATCATACCCGATCTGTACGAATCCTTTCAATGTAAACTTCAGCGCATTCGACACCAGGTTACTGATTATCTGTCTGAACCGGGCACAGTCAGTGCGTAACATGATGTTACTGCTGTTTTTAGCCAGTAGAATGGAAACACCGGGATTAGTCTGTCCCCTGAAACTTTCGGTGAGTTCACCAAGCACATCGTTTACCGGAAATACCTCGGTCAGTATTTTCATCTGGCCTGCCTCAATTCGCGACAGGTCAAGAATGTCCTCAATAATGTGAAGTAGCTGGTTGCTGTTTGAACTGATGATTCTGAAATAGTTCTCACGTTCGTCAGGGTTCAGATTCCAATCGCCAAGCAATGATGAAAATCCGATTATGGCATTAAGCGGCGTTCTTATCTCATGCGACATATTCGCAAGGAAAGCCGATTTCAGCCGGTCGGATTCCTCAGCCTTAAGCTGTGCCCTCCGCAGTTCTTCGATTGTGAACGACAGATGTTCGTTCACTTCTTCGAGCTCGGTATTCATTTCCTTTACCTGTTGATTGGCGGCTGCCAGAACTGCCTCTGCTTTTTTTCTTTTGCTTATGTTTTTGAGCAGATGCATAACGATCGCAAGCAAAAATCCTATGACAACAAGAAGCGGAAGGATAATCCTGAGATACTTTAGCAGGATAATCTGAGGTCGATTGATCACCAAGGATCCATGAGGCAGATTTCTTTCAGGTATTTTGAATCTTTTCAGGATCCTGTAATCGAAATAATAGCTGTTTACCGGTTTCCGGAATCTTTGCTCCGGAATATAGTTTTTATCATCAATGAATTTTAAGGCCATTTGGGCGGCTTCACTTCCGTGTATCCGCCCTTTTATAAAAATACCACCAGCTATGCCCTTGCCAAGGAGGGTTTCGCTTTCCATAAATACCGGAACAGGTGAATGTCGCAATACATTAAGATAAATACTCTCAGGATTCACCGGGTTTCCGTTTATATCCTGCGAGTAATTGATCAGTGCAACGGCGCTTCCTGGTTCAAGGGTTTTTACCTTCTGAATTAAAACGCCAGGATCGTATTTACAGAGGTATGAGAATTCAAATCTGCCCTTAAATAAGGGTTCTAATTTTTTAACGTTTCTTATATTGAGCAAATTGGTTGTGGTTGCACTGTCCGATATGAAATATAACTTACGGGTTACGGGCGATACCATGGCAATCATGTCAATCTCATCCTTTAGGTCAATGCCGTCCAATATTCCGTAATACGGTTTATTGTCAAAATTATAATCGTAAGGGTCATTGATACCGCAAATAACTACAGGGACACCCGGAAACAGGGAGTCACCATAGTCCATCATGAAATCAAGCGCATCGTTATCGCTCACAAGCGCCACGTCGAATTCAATGCTCCTGAACTTCTTTTTATAAAGCTTATAGATTTCGGGAAAGGATTTATTTCCAAACCTCTTGGCGTCAAGGAATTCGACAAATACATTGATGTCGTCCCTCTTTGAGAAAACGCTCAGAACCCCCGAACTCACACTGTCAGCCCATGTATATCCCATGGAGTAAGAGTTCAGATAAAGCACATTATGGTTTCCGGGGTTTGGTTCCTGAGGCTTTGCCTGGACTAGAATCAGGTAGAACAACAAAAATGTGAAATAATAAACTCTACCCTTCATTCAATACATTTTGAATTTTATACGGAAACTTTCAGGAAAGGGTATAGGAATACAGATTAAATAAAGTTTTATATTTATGATATTCTTAAATTTGAGATTAAACATTCAATTATGAATACGACTTTGAGGTTCTTAACCTTTTTTCTGCTTACTTTATGCATCCCGGCTATTGGTGGGGCTCATAGCATAAACAGTGCTTCTGTTAAATCGTTGCTGAAAAAGGTAGCTGATTACCAGGTTTCAACGCCGTTAACGCACACGGAAACCGACTGGACTAATGGTGCACTGTATGCAGGTATGGTTGAATGGGCTTCGATCGCAGATGATGATAAATATTATAACTGGCTTAAGGATATAGCTATACGGAATGGCTGGACATACCTTCACAGAAAGGATGCCAGTGGCCGCTATCATGCCGATGATTATTGTGTAGGCCAGATGTATCTTGAGTTGTACAGGAAGTATAAGGATCCGGCGATGATTAACCCGATGCGGGCATATTTCGATTCAATCCTTGCAAACCCCTCCACCGTTAATCTTGAATTCACGTTCACTGAAACCAACTATCCGACCGAGCGCTGGTCCTGGTGTGACGCCTTGTTCATGGGGCCAACGGTGTGGGCAAAAATGGCAGCCATTACAAAAGAAAAGAAATACCTCGATTTTATGTTTAAAGAGTACAAGGCGACAACCGATTATCTGTATGACAGGCAGAACCACCTGTTTTTCAGGGATTCGAGGTTTTTTACTAAAAAGGAGGAAAACGGGCAACCTGTTTTCTGGGGAAGGGGAAATGGCTGGGTTTTTGCCGGCTTACCGGTTATTATCCGCGAACTGCCTGCCAATTATGAACATCGTGATTTTTTTGTGAATTTATACCGTGAAATGGCAGCTGAAATTGTTTCCCTGCAGGATAAAAAAGGATACTGGCATGCCAGCCTGCTTGACCCCGCCAGTTATACCAATCCTGAAATGAGCGCCACTTCGTTCTTTGTATATGGACTGGCCTGGGGAATCAACAATGGATTCCTGGATAAAAAGACATATTACGCCCCTGTAATGAAAGGCTGGAAATCAATGACCGAAGCTGTGTGGCCCGATGGTAAAGTGGGCTGGATACAGCCTATCGGGGAAGATCCCAAACATGTCACACGTGAAATGACAGAGGTATACGGCGTCGGGGCATTTCTCCTCGCCGGCACTGAAATCAGCAAACTGGTTAAATAATACACACGACATGAAAGCCGAATTGCGTTTTTCTCACCATCCCGGTGATGTAAAAAAATACGATACATCACAAGTAAGAAAGGAGTTTTTAATAGAA harbors:
- the hutI gene encoding imidazolonepropionase; this translates as MNTRKLIGPFAQLLTMAGMPLKGPLADNRLEVIENAGIVVEKDNIVQIGFFDDLKLTEKTIEPVSGHLTVLPGFIDVHTHICWGGSRAGDYAMRLSGRTYLEIAAEGGGIRSTVANTRAAGESELTGITADHANALLKQGITTIEVKSGYGLTAESELKMLRAIQAASSKGGSDLISTCLAAHIKPPDFTGSAIEYLEFVIAHLLPVVKEQNLAQRVDIYIDKGAFSVNEGRYYLAEAKKMGFDIVIHADQFYTGGLELAFELNAVSADHLEATPEKDIERLAASDVIPVALPAASLGLGASFTPARKILNAGATLVIASDWNPGSAPMGRLVTAAAILGVYEKLTMAETLAALTFRAAPALRLSDRGMLKPGMLADFIAFPGSDWREIIYNQGAMEPRYVWKRGIRQNDKP
- a CDS encoding ATP-binding protein; this encodes MKGRVYYFTFLLFYLILVQAKPQEPNPGNHNVLYLNSYSMGYTWADSVSSGVLSVFSKRDDINVFVEFLDAKRFGNKSFPEIYKLYKKKFRSIEFDVALVSDNDALDFMMDYGDSLFPGVPVVICGINDPYDYNFDNKPYYGILDGIDLKDEIDMIAMVSPVTRKLYFISDSATTTNLLNIRNVKKLEPLFKGRFEFSYLCKYDPGVLIQKVKTLEPGSAVALINYSQDINGNPVNPESIYLNVLRHSPVPVFMESETLLGKGIAGGIFIKGRIHGSEAAQMALKFIDDKNYIPEQRFRKPVNSYYFDYRILKRFKIPERNLPHGSLVINRPQIILLKYLRIILPLLVVIGFLLAIVMHLLKNISKRKKAEAVLAAANQQVKEMNTELEEVNEHLSFTIEELRRAQLKAEESDRLKSAFLANMSHEIRTPLNAIIGFSSLLGDWNLNPDERENYFRIISSNSNQLLHIIEDILDLSRIEAGQMKILTEVFPVNDVLGELTESFRGQTNPGVSILLAKNSSNIMLRTDCARFRQIISNLVSNALKFTLKGFVQIGYDIISENNITFYVRDTGSGISETNLLNIFNRFWKSDDESGSFKSGTGLGLSICKSLAQALGGKIWAESVLNKGSVFYLSLPDFEVLPSEIKPDSVGPVTRASHDWNNLTIAIAEDEISNQYLLTRILKNYQAEVLCFKNGKEIVEFMTDNSERKISLVLMDLKMPVMDGFTAYKLIRGINHDIPVIAQTAYAMVEDLERIKNAGFSDYIAKPIRHDILIEKIRNLLKI
- a CDS encoding cyclic 2,3-diphosphoglycerate synthase, whose product is MAAKNVIIIGAAGRDFHNFNTCFRDNPEYNVVAFTAAQIPDIADRKYPAELAGKLYPDGIPIFAENDLEDLIRKLKVDECVFSYSDIPYNRVMHIGARVNAAGADFKLAGTAKTMLKSTKPVIAVGAVRTGCGKSQTSRRVIEILMQKGLKVVAVRHPMPYGNIAEQKVQRYATLEDLVKHKCTIEEMEEYEPHVARGNVIYAGVDYEAILRAAEKDPDGCDVILWDGGNNDFPFYKPDLTITVTDPHRPGHELSYYPGEITLRLADVVVINKIDTASPENIQTVRANITIANPRAMVIDAASPISLNKPELIRGKSVLAIEDGPTLTHGEMKLGAGTVAAMKWGAKELVDPRAYAVGKIKDTFNTYPNIGTLLPAMGYGKQQIADLEKTINATPCDVVVIGTPIDLNRIIKINKPTVTVTYDLQEIGSPNLQIVLDEFVKKMNL
- a CDS encoding urocanate hydratase, with product MNYSEFINKYARHPEYHSPTGNKLNALSWQTEAPLRMLLNNLNREVAENPAELIVYGGTGQAARNPEALQEIIRILLTLKEDQSLLIQSGKPVGIIRSHPEAPRVLIANSNLVPAWANWEYFNNLRERGLIMYGQMTAGSWIYIGSQGILQGTFETFAECGKKYFSNKTAGKLLVSGGLGGMGGAQPLAATMAGYTFLGVDVDEERIKKRLHTGYIDRVTSSYEEAIKMARESMQNHKPVSIGLTGNIGDILERMLSENIIPDVVTDQTSAHDPVNGYVPAGIPYREALSLRKNNPDDYRRRSLRSMARHVGFMLEMKKRGSVVFDYGNNLREFARQGGEKNAFDYQGFVPEFIRPLFCEGKGPFRWAALSGDPEDILITDDALRETFPDNTHMIHWLDEAEKKISCQGLPSRICWLGMGEREKAGLVFNKLVKSGKLKAPVVIGRDHLDCGSVASPYRETEGMKDGSDAVSDWPLLNLMANTSGGATWVSFHHGGGVGIGYSQHAGMVVLADGTKRAETCLHRVLHNDPAMGIFRHADAGYDEALLNREKFGLS
- a CDS encoding glycoside hydrolase family 88 protein, with amino-acid sequence MNTTLRFLTFFLLTLCIPAIGGAHSINSASVKSLLKKVADYQVSTPLTHTETDWTNGALYAGMVEWASIADDDKYYNWLKDIAIRNGWTYLHRKDASGRYHADDYCVGQMYLELYRKYKDPAMINPMRAYFDSILANPSTVNLEFTFTETNYPTERWSWCDALFMGPTVWAKMAAITKEKKYLDFMFKEYKATTDYLYDRQNHLFFRDSRFFTKKEENGQPVFWGRGNGWVFAGLPVIIRELPANYEHRDFFVNLYREMAAEIVSLQDKKGYWHASLLDPASYTNPEMSATSFFVYGLAWGINNGFLDKKTYYAPVMKGWKSMTEAVWPDGKVGWIQPIGEDPKHVTREMTEVYGVGAFLLAGTEISKLVK
- the hutH gene encoding histidine ammonia-lyase — translated: MTTFRYGIDRMTPGIAVDICRGTIKGELTQEAAAKISANRAAVDEIVAGGTTVYGINTGFGPLCTTVISDEDTRKLQMNLLLSHAVGVGDLIDEEISRMMLILKVHSLAMGFSGISLTTLQRILWHIENNITPCVPSQGSVGASGDLAPLAHLFLPLIGFGTVFSDGRIVKAGEILRRHNLNALEMGPKEGLALINGTQFIAAHAVVFVARMQNCLDNADIIAAMNLEAMLGSVKAFDPALHELRPYRGVIYVAERMRTIIGQSEIVESHRNCHRVQDPYSLRCIPQVHGATRNAYIHLKQLLTIELNSVTDNPIVFSKDKSISGGNFHGQPMALPIDYAAFSAAELGNISDRRIYLSLMDTIEGLPKLLMKETGLNSGFMIPQYTTAALVSENKSLCFPASADSIPTSLGQEDHVSMGSVSSRKALQIIGNLEKILGIELFCAAQGMDFRKPLKSGPLMEACHAHVRSKIPHIDRDVYLGDYINSAVAMVKNQELTKLTTELALDLNIDFKNSLHELFGIY